A genome region from Methanococcoides burtonii DSM 6242 includes the following:
- a CDS encoding YggS family pyridoxal phosphate-dependent enzyme, whose translation MTVDENIKRIFNELGRTKLVCVTKTIDTERINESIRAGATIIGENRVQEFEDKCADILPCERHLIGNLQTNKVKKAVHLFDVIQSVDSLKLIQDIDKKAKAINKVQKVFLQVNIGNEPQKFGFGSDEIGQVITQIQSLKNVHVKGLMCIPPFVSPEQTRSYFKKMKALFDELKQVDQDNIDIQELSMGMSNDYRVAIEEGATMVRVGSAIFGNRKY comes from the coding sequence ATGACAGTCGATGAAAATATAAAAAGGATCTTTAACGAACTTGGAAGAACAAAACTTGTCTGCGTCACCAAGACCATCGACACTGAGAGGATTAACGAATCCATCAGAGCTGGAGCCACCATTATAGGGGAGAATAGAGTTCAGGAATTCGAGGATAAATGTGCTGATATCTTACCCTGTGAAAGGCACCTTATAGGAAATTTACAGACGAACAAAGTTAAAAAAGCCGTTCATCTTTTTGATGTGATCCAGTCAGTTGACTCCCTGAAGTTGATACAGGATATTGATAAAAAAGCCAAAGCCATTAACAAAGTACAGAAGGTCTTCCTTCAGGTCAACATAGGCAACGAGCCACAAAAGTTCGGTTTTGGCTCAGATGAGATCGGACAGGTAATAACGCAGATCCAATCACTTAAGAATGTTCATGTGAAAGGACTCATGTGTATACCCCCTTTTGTATCTCCTGAACAAACACGTTCATATTTCAAGAAGATGAAAGCACTTTTTGATGAGCTGAAGCAGGTGGATCAGGATAACATCGATATCCAGGAACTATCAATGGGAATGTCCAATGACTACAGGGTTGCCATCGAGGAAGGGGCTACAATGGTACGCGTTGGCTCTGCAATATTCGGGAATAGGAAGTACTGA
- a CDS encoding TrkH family potassium uptake protein translates to MRYNVVLGVLGSILWLLAGFMFIPLFVAIYYGEPVQTFGIPLAITVLVASIFSFFFKRRDEEWDLKEGFFIVAMGWLIAAVFYSFPYMLEGVPPINALFESMSGVTATGATALTEIESHTKSLLFWRSMTQWLGGMGIIMLFIAILPKLGIAGRQMFRAEVPGLQEEQLRPRIRETAKILWLVYIILSVVELTILLIAGLSFFDAITHTFTSISCSGFSPYSDSIAAFSDPLVEGIIMVFMFLGGANFALHYKTIYSDKKSLIKDQEFKFYLSIIVIGTLVLAYVLFRTEVYSLPDAFRYSSFHVISILTTTGYATVDFNIWPDSSRFILFILMFIGGCAGSTSGGLKVVRFLLLLKYTQKVLFKVIHPKAIVPIRFNNKTVPEDIIHSIVSFMIIYFLIFFASSTLLALMGMDFVTSLSASIATLGNVGPGLGLVGPMANFDAIPDPGKLILIANMWIGRLEVFTVIVLLTPAFWKR, encoded by the coding sequence TTGAGATATAATGTCGTTCTGGGTGTATTGGGTTCTATTCTCTGGCTACTTGCCGGATTCATGTTCATACCATTATTTGTCGCTATTTATTATGGGGAACCAGTACAGACCTTTGGCATTCCACTAGCGATCACAGTCCTTGTTGCTTCCATATTTTCATTTTTCTTTAAAAGAAGAGACGAAGAATGGGATCTAAAGGAAGGGTTTTTTATTGTTGCAATGGGATGGCTTATTGCAGCAGTATTCTATTCATTTCCATACATGCTCGAGGGTGTACCCCCGATAAATGCCTTATTTGAGTCCATGTCAGGAGTAACAGCTACCGGAGCAACTGCCCTTACTGAAATTGAAAGTCATACAAAAAGCCTGCTCTTCTGGAGAAGCATGACGCAATGGCTTGGTGGCATGGGAATTATCATGTTATTCATTGCGATCCTGCCAAAGCTCGGCATTGCAGGACGGCAAATGTTCCGTGCAGAAGTTCCCGGACTTCAGGAAGAACAACTACGACCCAGGATAAGAGAAACAGCAAAGATCCTGTGGCTCGTTTACATCATACTCTCAGTTGTAGAACTTACCATCCTTCTGATTGCAGGACTATCCTTTTTCGATGCCATCACCCATACATTTACATCCATATCATGTTCCGGGTTCTCACCTTATTCTGATAGCATAGCAGCATTTAGTGATCCTCTGGTCGAGGGTATCATTATGGTGTTCATGTTTCTTGGAGGAGCGAACTTTGCCCTTCATTACAAAACAATATATTCTGACAAAAAAAGCCTGATAAAAGATCAGGAATTCAAGTTCTACTTATCAATAATCGTGATAGGTACCCTTGTTCTTGCCTATGTGCTATTCAGGACCGAAGTTTATTCACTTCCTGATGCTTTCCGGTACAGTAGTTTTCATGTGATATCTATTCTCACAACCACGGGCTATGCAACAGTGGATTTCAATATATGGCCGGATTCTTCCAGATTCATTCTCTTTATACTGATGTTCATAGGAGGTTGTGCAGGTTCTACTTCTGGCGGTTTGAAAGTAGTACGTTTCCTTCTTCTACTAAAATACACACAGAAGGTGCTTTTCAAGGTAATTCATCCAAAAGCTATCGTACCGATCCGTTTTAACAATAAAACTGTTCCAGAAGACATAATACATTCGATAGTTTCTTTTATGATAATATATTTCCTGATATTCTTTGCCAGCTCGACCCTGCTTGCCCTAATGGGAATGGATTTTGTTACTTCCCTGAGTGCCTCCATTGCAACCCTTGGTAATGTTGGTCCTGGTCTCGGCCTTGTAGGCCCGATGGCTAATTTTGATGCTATTCCGGACCCAGGCAAATTGATCCTTATCGCTAATATGTGGATCGGAAGACTTGAAGTATTCACAGTAATAGTGCTGTTAACACCAGCTTTTTGGAAACGTTGA
- a CDS encoding ferritin family protein yields the protein MMSEMPIIPENVNKEDLDKELIRIGMIAELDAVNFYKQMTPLTKDEDLKAVLLEVAREEMVHIAMFETVLMEVDSVYLKVLADYSLTRN from the coding sequence ATGATGTCTGAAATGCCGATCATACCTGAAAATGTTAATAAGGAAGATCTCGACAAGGAACTTATCAGAATTGGTATGATAGCCGAGCTGGATGCTGTCAATTTCTATAAACAAATGACCCCCCTTACAAAGGATGAAGACCTGAAAGCAGTGCTTCTGGAAGTGGCCAGGGAGGAAATGGTACATATCGCCATGTTCGAAACAGTATTAATGGAAGTTGATAGCGTGTATCTCAAGGTTCTCGCAGATTACTCACTCACAAGAAATTAA
- a CDS encoding flavodoxin family protein, which produces MKVVAFNGSPRKEGNTSLLLKHVLTELENEGIETEIIQIGNNTISGCTACMKCFENKDEQCVIKSDIVNDCIKKMIEADGMIIASGSVP; this is translated from the coding sequence ATGAAAGTTGTTGCATTTAATGGAAGTCCAAGAAAAGAAGGAAATACATCACTTTTACTCAAACATGTCCTTACTGAACTTGAGAACGAAGGTATTGAAACTGAAATAATACAGATAGGTAACAATACAATAAGTGGATGTACTGCCTGCATGAAATGTTTTGAGAACAAAGACGAACAATGCGTCATAAAAAGTGATATAGTAAATGATTGTATCAAAAAAATGATAGAAGCAGATGGTATGATCATTGCATCAGGTAGTGTCCCTTAA
- a CDS encoding IS256-like element ISMbu6 family transposase, whose product MELYDLISDYLNDSNVSLKPLITYFLNEVMEQEAIEQSGAGKHERSITRTAHRNGYRDRSLTTRHGELTLKKPQLRDFPFTTQVFERYSRTEKAIENAIVESYVQGVSTRKVEKIISQLGVESISRSRVSRIAQDLDKTVHGFMNKPIEHEIKYLYVDATYLKVRDRVRYVNKAVFIVAGVKNDGYREILGVKIADSEEAMFWEEMFTDLKERGLRGVELVISDGHKGIQRAVERQFLGASWQMCIVHLERLILKKLPRKHHKEAMESFKEVQDDQTKLLGLMVEWDRPGFEKAAETIERFQHGLTNYQAFPKEHWKRIKTTNMIERLNKEVKRRSKVVGAFPNDESLMRLVIAVLIDQNENWITGNRYLTMED is encoded by the coding sequence ATGGAATTATACGATTTAATATCAGATTATCTTAACGACAGCAACGTTTCCTTGAAACCCCTCATAACATACTTCTTAAACGAAGTTATGGAACAGGAAGCAATAGAACAATCTGGTGCAGGAAAGCACGAACGAAGCATAACAAGAACAGCTCATAGGAATGGGTATCGTGATAGGTCACTGACAACAAGACATGGAGAACTTACACTCAAAAAACCACAACTAAGAGACTTTCCGTTCACGACCCAAGTATTTGAAAGATACTCTCGAACTGAAAAAGCAATCGAAAATGCCATTGTTGAATCATATGTTCAAGGTGTTTCAACAAGAAAAGTTGAAAAAATAATTTCACAATTAGGAGTGGAAAGTATCTCAAGATCACGTGTTTCAAGGATTGCTCAAGATCTTGACAAAACTGTTCATGGATTTATGAACAAGCCTATTGAGCATGAAATTAAGTATCTTTATGTTGATGCTACTTATCTAAAAGTTAGAGATCGAGTACGATATGTAAACAAAGCAGTGTTTATTGTTGCAGGTGTAAAGAATGATGGATATCGTGAGATATTAGGTGTTAAGATTGCTGACAGTGAAGAGGCTATGTTTTGGGAGGAAATGTTTACCGATCTGAAAGAAAGAGGATTAAGAGGGGTAGAACTAGTCATTTCAGATGGGCATAAGGGTATCCAAAGAGCTGTTGAAAGGCAATTCTTAGGAGCAAGTTGGCAAATGTGTATAGTACATTTGGAAAGACTCATTTTAAAGAAATTACCAAGAAAACATCACAAGGAAGCGATGGAATCATTTAAAGAAGTACAGGATGATCAAACAAAACTCTTGGGATTGATGGTTGAATGGGATAGACCTGGATTTGAGAAAGCAGCAGAAACAATTGAGAGATTTCAGCATGGATTGACCAATTATCAAGCATTTCCAAAGGAACATTGGAAACGGATAAAGACAACAAATATGATTGAAAGATTGAATAAAGAGGTCAAAAGAAGATCGAAAGTTGTTGGAGCGTTTCCAAATGATGAATCATTGATGAGATTAGTGATTGCAGTATTGATCGATCAAAATGAAAATTGGATTACGGGAAATAGATATTTAACGATGGAAGACTAA
- a CDS encoding gamma carbonic anhydrase family protein, with protein sequence MILKFKNKEPSISETSFVADSADIIGDVKIGEGSSVWFNATIRGDKDEIIVGKKSSIQDNCVVHTDPPFKVTIGDNASIGHGAILHGCTIGNNVLVGMNSTILDGAEVGENSIIGANALVPSGKVIPPNSVVTGVPGKIRREATVEDIQMIAENAAEYVRLATEYKQHSAFHS encoded by the coding sequence ATGATATTAAAATTCAAAAACAAAGAACCTTCGATATCAGAAACATCATTTGTTGCAGACTCCGCAGATATCATCGGTGATGTAAAAATTGGAGAAGGTTCAAGTGTCTGGTTCAATGCGACCATCAGAGGAGACAAGGATGAGATTATTGTCGGTAAAAAAAGCAGCATTCAGGACAATTGTGTTGTCCACACCGACCCTCCCTTTAAAGTAACGATCGGAGACAATGCAAGCATCGGTCATGGAGCTATTCTCCATGGTTGCACGATAGGTAACAATGTCTTAGTGGGAATGAACTCAACTATTCTTGATGGTGCAGAAGTCGGGGAGAACTCCATCATTGGTGCCAACGCCCTTGTCCCATCTGGAAAGGTAATCCCACCGAACAGTGTTGTAACCGGAGTTCCTGGGAAGATTAGAAGAGAAGCGACCGTTGAAGACATACAGATGATAGCTGAAAATGCAGCTGAGTATGTCAGACTGGCAACCGAATACAAGCAGCACAGTGCATTTCATTCATAA
- a CDS encoding isocitrate/isopropylmalate dehydrogenase family protein, with the protein MSKTAAVIEGDGVGPELVDAMVKVAEAVGTNVEFVKCEAGVQWWEKNGGATLIPDETWALLDEADACFKGPTTTPGGAGSPRSVAVSIRQKYNLYANVRPIKTFPNTNNPLGDVDFVCVREGTEGMYIGEEVKLTDDVYIAIRKITRPACKNIATYSFEEAKKRGYDTVVPIHKSNILKMTCGTFLEEVEKVAEGYPGIDVWEYHVDNIAQQLIKNPQLFNNKILLSTNLFMDVISEECSALIGSIGLIYSANIGDNFAMFEPAHGSAPKYAGLDKVNPVATILAGAWMLDYLGESDKFAQIFKATEDVISEGKHLTYDLGGKASLSEMTDAIISKL; encoded by the coding sequence ATGAGTAAAACTGCAGCAGTAATTGAAGGCGATGGGGTTGGACCTGAACTTGTGGACGCTATGGTAAAGGTGGCAGAAGCTGTTGGTACCAATGTAGAGTTCGTGAAATGTGAAGCAGGTGTACAGTGGTGGGAAAAGAACGGTGGTGCAACACTGATTCCTGATGAGACATGGGCTCTTCTTGATGAAGCAGATGCTTGTTTCAAGGGTCCTACAACAACCCCTGGTGGAGCAGGATCACCAAGAAGTGTGGCAGTATCCATCAGGCAGAAATACAATCTCTATGCAAACGTTCGTCCTATCAAGACATTCCCGAACACCAACAATCCTCTTGGGGATGTAGACTTTGTCTGTGTCCGTGAAGGAACAGAGGGAATGTACATCGGTGAGGAAGTCAAACTTACAGATGATGTTTACATTGCTATAAGGAAGATCACACGCCCTGCATGTAAGAACATTGCAACCTACTCTTTCGAAGAAGCAAAGAAAAGGGGCTACGATACAGTTGTTCCTATCCACAAGAGCAACATCCTGAAAATGACCTGTGGTACTTTCCTTGAAGAAGTTGAGAAGGTCGCAGAAGGTTATCCTGGTATCGATGTATGGGAATACCACGTTGACAACATTGCACAACAGCTTATCAAGAACCCCCAGTTGTTCAACAACAAGATCTTGCTTTCAACCAACCTGTTCATGGATGTTATCAGTGAGGAATGTTCCGCACTTATTGGCAGTATCGGTCTTATCTACTCCGCAAACATCGGTGACAACTTCGCAATGTTCGAACCAGCACACGGTTCAGCACCAAAATATGCAGGTCTGGACAAGGTAAACCCTGTGGCAACCATTCTTGCAGGCGCATGGATGCTTGACTATCTTGGTGAAAGCGACAAATTTGCACAGATCTTCAAGGCAACAGAGGATGTCATTTCAGAAGGCAAGCATCTCACCTATGATCTTGGTGGAAAGGCATCTCTTAGCGAGATGACCGACGCTATCATCTCAAAGTTGTAA
- a CDS encoding mechanosensitive ion channel family protein produces MLFGEYQLTIYTIIALFVLLTLLSYILRKTAIFTRDKMIKQIIISVATLLGIVLILLTLPITDNSKQTLLSFLGILLGATIALSSTTFVANGMSGMMLNIIKPFKTGDYIRIEDKFGKVSSIKILHTQIQSIDRDLINIPNLKLVSNPLVTISTSGTIISATVSLGYDTPWKHIEKNLIRAAERTNLESPFVHVTELNDHAVTYKVGGLLRDISGLITKKSDLNKAVIDALHEDGIEIVSPTFMNQRVYEKNAVFIPSCPICETKENIHAPSDEYVPKMSTEYIIFDKAIGAELVKKINMTMERLEVKSADFRSLFNTTSNADMFVTEQEKTEYIEKQKAELESSFKIMKKTFEKEDDKTPDAIKLKTLQYVDSRLIEMDNEMEKLLEKLKGNID; encoded by the coding sequence ATGTTATTTGGAGAATATCAACTAACAATCTATACAATAATTGCATTGTTCGTTCTTCTTACATTATTAAGTTACATTCTACGAAAAACCGCCATATTCACCCGGGACAAAATGATAAAACAGATCATAATTTCCGTAGCCACCCTTCTTGGAATTGTTCTGATATTGCTCACATTACCAATAACAGACAATTCAAAACAAACACTTTTGAGCTTTTTAGGAATACTGCTAGGTGCCACCATTGCACTGTCATCGACAACATTTGTTGCAAACGGCATGTCAGGCATGATGTTGAACATTATCAAACCATTCAAAACAGGTGACTATATAAGAATAGAAGACAAATTTGGGAAGGTCTCGAGCATAAAAATACTTCATACACAGATACAATCCATTGACCGTGATCTGATAAACATACCGAACCTGAAACTCGTCTCAAATCCACTGGTCACAATAAGCACATCGGGAACAATTATTTCTGCAACCGTTTCATTGGGATACGATACACCATGGAAGCATATCGAGAAAAATCTGATAAGGGCAGCAGAAAGGACAAACCTTGAAAGTCCATTTGTACATGTCACAGAACTAAACGATCATGCTGTAACATACAAGGTAGGAGGCCTTCTCCGGGACATATCAGGACTGATCACAAAAAAGTCAGATCTGAATAAAGCGGTTATTGATGCCCTTCATGAAGATGGTATTGAGATCGTTTCACCCACATTCATGAACCAGAGAGTATATGAGAAAAATGCTGTATTCATACCATCATGCCCGATATGCGAGACGAAGGAAAACATCCATGCACCCTCTGATGAGTATGTGCCAAAGATGTCAACTGAATACATAATATTTGACAAAGCCATAGGTGCAGAACTTGTCAAGAAGATAAATATGACCATGGAACGTCTTGAGGTAAAAAGTGCAGACTTCAGATCTCTTTTCAATACAACCTCAAATGCTGATATGTTCGTAACAGAACAAGAAAAAACAGAATACATCGAGAAACAAAAGGCAGAACTGGAAAGCTCATTCAAGATCATGAAAAAAACCTTTGAAAAAGAAGATGATAAAACTCCTGATGCTATAAAACTTAAAACGCTTCAGTATGTCGATTCAAGATTAATAGAGATGGACAATGAGATGGAAAAACTTCTTGAGAAATTGAAAGGAAATATTGACTAA
- a CDS encoding homocitrate synthase/isopropylmalate synthase family protein — MKLYKTYEDLPKIKLPKGQEVSISDSTLRDGAQMPGIVLKVDHKVKIYEYLHNIGIEKLETFVYNDRDRNAISMMLDRGYEFPEVTGWARAATSDIDLVLDIGAIEETGILMSVSDVHIFDKMGLPSREAAEEKYLDALQYAVDHGLRTRAHIEDMTRADNTNFVYPMIKKILEIDPKCTIRLCDTIGFGIPFVDVEEPFGIPEMVRHVKEELKAVNIETHCHDDFGLAVANSIAGYWHGANWSNVTFLGIGERAGNAELEKLLLFLERRIEGFDKYDLKSLFEFAKFMEREIGIRIPRNKSIVGNNVFAHESGIHTAGVIKNPFTYEPYPPEVVGGKRAFLIGDSSGIEVLRFKVEDTLHDLLDVKISVEKNDPRLRAIQADIQNLYNNEKRVSCISDEEIQAYVEKYFLFEPIVEKSMGRKTL, encoded by the coding sequence ATGAAATTATACAAAACTTATGAAGATCTTCCAAAGATCAAACTTCCGAAGGGACAGGAAGTAAGCATAAGTGATAGTACCCTACGCGATGGGGCTCAGATGCCCGGTATTGTATTAAAGGTAGATCACAAAGTGAAGATCTATGAGTATCTGCACAATATCGGAATTGAAAAACTTGAGACATTTGTGTATAATGACCGTGACAGAAACGCCATTAGCATGATGTTAGACAGAGGTTATGAGTTCCCAGAGGTCACCGGTTGGGCAAGGGCTGCCACCAGTGACATTGATCTGGTACTGGATATCGGTGCTATCGAAGAGACAGGAATATTGATGTCCGTATCAGATGTACACATATTTGATAAGATGGGACTGCCAAGCAGGGAAGCTGCCGAGGAAAAATACCTTGATGCATTACAATATGCGGTAGACCACGGGCTTAGGACACGTGCACATATTGAAGATATGACACGTGCGGATAACACTAATTTTGTCTATCCAATGATCAAGAAGATCCTTGAGATCGATCCAAAATGCACCATCCGTCTTTGTGACACCATTGGGTTCGGAATTCCTTTTGTTGATGTTGAAGAACCATTCGGCATACCCGAGATGGTCAGACATGTCAAGGAAGAGCTAAAAGCTGTCAATATCGAGACCCATTGTCACGATGATTTCGGTCTTGCTGTGGCAAATTCCATCGCTGGGTACTGGCACGGTGCTAACTGGTCAAATGTGACTTTCCTCGGCATCGGCGAACGTGCAGGTAATGCTGAATTGGAGAAGTTGTTGTTATTCCTCGAAAGGAGGATAGAAGGCTTTGATAAGTACGATCTCAAATCCCTTTTCGAATTTGCTAAATTCATGGAAAGAGAGATAGGTATCAGGATCCCAAGGAACAAATCCATTGTAGGAAACAATGTCTTTGCACACGAATCCGGTATCCACACAGCAGGCGTCATCAAGAACCCATTCACCTATGAGCCCTATCCACCGGAAGTAGTTGGAGGAAAGAGGGCTTTCCTTATAGGCGATTCATCGGGTATTGAAGTTCTGCGTTTCAAGGTAGAGGATACACTTCATGATCTTCTGGACGTAAAGATCAGTGTTGAAAAGAACGATCCACGTCTCAGGGCTATCCAGGCGGATATACAGAACCTTTACAACAATGAGAAACGTGTTTCATGCATTTCCGATGAAGAGATACAGGCATACGTTGAAAAATACTTCCTCTTCGAGCCTATCGTTGAGAAAAGTATGGGAAGAAAAACCCTCTGA
- a CDS encoding amino acid-binding protein: MWSTVLNKFEKHPAQQKVIKLLFERGFQVNGDGKVTSGSIEIPHTQLAKEAGVDRRVVDATTETILSDELLKNIFQNVTSIPFLRDVAPALGLGVIIITPDDAANVGILFSVSQVISNHNISIRQAVSDDPYFNSKAMLTIITDSKVPGDIVNEILQLPGVKGVSIY, translated from the coding sequence ATGTGGAGCACAGTACTCAATAAGTTCGAAAAACACCCTGCACAGCAGAAGGTAATCAAGTTACTCTTCGAACGTGGGTTTCAGGTAAATGGCGATGGCAAAGTAACATCAGGCTCAATTGAGATCCCTCATACTCAGCTTGCAAAAGAAGCAGGTGTAGATCGAAGGGTGGTAGATGCAACCACTGAGACCATACTCTCGGATGAACTTTTGAAGAATATATTCCAGAACGTCACTTCCATACCTTTCCTTCGTGATGTGGCTCCAGCTCTCGGTCTTGGTGTAATAATAATAACTCCTGATGATGCTGCGAACGTTGGTATCCTGTTCAGCGTATCACAGGTGATATCTAACCACAACATCAGTATCAGGCAAGCGGTATCCGATGACCCGTATTTCAACAGCAAAGCGATGTTGACCATAATCACAGATTCCAAAGTACCGGGGGATATTGTAAATGAGATCTTACAACTCCCCGGCGTAAAAGGCGTAAGTATCTACTGA
- a CDS encoding geranylgeranyl reductase family protein, which yields MIYDVVVVGAGPTGSTAARYATMGGAKVLIIEEHFSIGSPVECTGLLSTRAVSECDVRPEDDFVLNSVRGAFVNSPNGTCLPIDGKRTKAYVVSRKIFDRHLVSLAVDTGAELMLKGRVTGIQQKDGIQLLSVIHMGKMITVRSKVVIGADGVKSNVARYTGLGKVDRILSGVQIEAVYSSNDTDFVELFVGSQAPGFFAWTVPVNERISRIGLAVEPGNEHNAINYLRKIVNKNKHLAGNCTNNMLDLVVGGIPIGPLKRTYSDGILIAGDAAGQVKPTSGGGVYTGAVCAKMAGQVAAEAVSEENFSANRLKEYESRWKSALGRELRTGMKIHDFVGGLTDKELDDLIGSMNNNAILELITKYGDMDHPSILLKKLLNPMNSRHLIGVFRAFAKAVL from the coding sequence ATGATATACGATGTAGTGGTTGTCGGTGCAGGACCAACGGGCTCTACCGCAGCACGTTATGCAACAATGGGCGGTGCGAAGGTGCTTATCATCGAAGAGCATTTTTCCATCGGATCTCCCGTAGAATGTACAGGATTATTAAGTACGCGTGCTGTTTCGGAATGTGATGTGCGCCCTGAAGATGATTTTGTACTGAACAGTGTCCGCGGGGCTTTCGTTAATTCTCCTAACGGAACCTGTTTGCCTATTGATGGAAAGCGGACAAAGGCCTACGTAGTTTCCAGGAAGATATTTGACCGCCATCTTGTATCACTTGCAGTTGATACCGGAGCAGAGCTTATGCTTAAGGGCAGGGTCACAGGGATTCAACAAAAGGACGGCATACAACTTCTTTCAGTAATCCACATGGGAAAGATGATAACCGTCAGATCTAAAGTTGTCATCGGTGCAGATGGTGTCAAGAGCAACGTTGCCAGATATACAGGGCTTGGGAAAGTTGATAGGATTCTTTCAGGAGTACAGATCGAAGCCGTTTATAGCTCAAATGACACTGATTTTGTGGAATTGTTCGTTGGCTCACAGGCACCCGGATTCTTTGCATGGACAGTACCCGTAAATGAAAGGATATCAAGGATAGGACTGGCAGTAGAACCAGGTAATGAACACAATGCAATAAACTACCTGAGGAAAATTGTGAACAAGAACAAACATCTTGCAGGCAATTGCACCAACAATATGCTAGACCTTGTTGTTGGGGGAATACCGATCGGTCCGCTCAAGAGAACATATTCGGATGGTATTCTCATTGCAGGTGATGCAGCCGGACAGGTTAAACCGACATCAGGGGGTGGCGTATATACGGGTGCAGTTTGTGCAAAGATGGCTGGACAGGTTGCAGCCGAAGCTGTTAGTGAGGAAAACTTTTCGGCAAACCGACTGAAAGAATATGAAAGCAGATGGAAATCAGCTCTTGGTCGTGAACTTAGAACAGGAATGAAGATACACGATTTTGTAGGCGGGTTGACCGATAAAGAGCTGGATGACCTTATCGGCTCAATGAACAATAATGCGATTCTTGAACTTATCACAAAATATGGAGATATGGACCATCCATCCATACTCCTCAAGAAACTACTGAACCCTATGAACTCACGTCATCTGATCGGGGTTTTCAGAGCATTTGCAAAAGCTGTTCTGTGA